The Anaerolineae bacterium genome segment CTTAAACCATTCCATTAAAAAGCATGCCGGCAAGTTCTTCCATCTTTACTTGCAATTGCTGCAGTTCTTCAGGCGGGATTTCACGGATCAACCTTCCTGTTTCTTTTTCAGACACGGTAACTGCGGTTTTGCTATTTTTTTCTCCATATGTGGAAAAGGCTATGTTTATATTCATCCTGTCCACATATCCCTGGAGTTTTTCCGTTAACTCTCTTACCTGTTGATTGTCAAGATGTTCGCTTGTACCGGATCCAGATGTTTTTACGCGGTCTTCTTCTTCTTCTGCGCTCCGAATCTTGGAAACAATGGCCGGATTCCCCTGTATATTCAAGGACTCCGAGTCAATTCTATTGATATCCATTTAATACCTCCTCTCTGCTATCATCCTTTTCAGGGCTGATTCCCCTGTCGGCCTTGATTCTATAGGCATTGATCAGCATAGTTATTTACGCGATCCAGGCCCTAACGAGTCTTCTTTGACAGCCTGTCTTTTAAATCCTTTTAATACGCTCCAGCAGCTCTTGAATCCGCGGATTTTTTCTGACCGGTGTCATGGCTAAAACTGAAATTTTCAGGAATGCGGAATATCTCCTTCCATGCTGATTCAAGTTCACTAAGCATCAGAATTACCTCATCAAGGGCTTTCACGTCCTTTTTTACATCCCCCTCGATTATGCGGCGCAGCATATAATTGTATAGGGATTCGAGATTCCCGGCTATTTTTCCACCCTTTTCGAAATCAAGCGCCACAATCAATTCGCTTATAATATTCTGCGCCTTTTGGATAGTCTTGGCTTTTGCTTCATACTCTCCGGAAATATAATTTTTCCTTGCGGTCTTCAGGCTGCTGATCGCCCCCTCGTAACACATTAATACCAGTCTTCCGGGGGTCGCCGTTGTCACACTTGTCTGCCTGTAGGCATTAATTCCATTCCCATACATGAAAGCATGTCCTCCTTGTTAATTTAGTTCGCTTTGCTCACAACCGGCCGGGTTGTAAATATCCCATGCAAGTAATTCATAACTTATCTGGTTGTCTAGTATAATTATCGGAAATCTTTTCTTAAAACTTTAGATAAAAATAACTTTAAATACGATTCTGTTATGTTATACTGTTTCTCAAAAATATGTTATGTTTCAAAATGAGTTTTTGCGGTTCAAGTTTTACAGGAACAGCGCCGAATAAAACAATCAACCAAAGCTTTGGACTGTTGAGAAACTAAAAAGACAATAATTATGACCTCAAACGTAAATGCAAAAAAATCCATCAGGAAAATAGCCGTTCTTTTTACAGACATTATTGGATCAACCATGTTTTTCCAATCTTACGGCAATCTGGCTGGACGCAAAATGCTCCAGCAACACGAAGACATTGTTTCAAAAGCAACCACAGATTTCGGCGGAACCGTCGTCAAAAATATTGGCGACTCGATTCTTGCTTTTTTTACCAACCCTCAGGAAGCGACAAAGGTCGCTATACGAATACAAAAGGAGTTTAACCGATTTAACAAGCAAAAAGATGCTGAGTATGAAATCCATATTAGAATTGGAATTCACTTTGGCGATGGTATTATCGAAGATAAAGATATATTTGGGGATGTGGTGAATATAGCCTCCAAGCTGACAGATCTTGCGGGAAGCGATCAAATATTCATATCTCACGATGTTTTTACTCTGGTTAACAGATTATCTTCCCTTCAATTTGAACCTGTTGAAATTCCGGATAAAAACAATGCTCCAATAAAACCGGAAATTTATCAGGTTCTATGGGACAAAAGCATCGACCTTGATCCAACCATGATGTCGGTCATTTATATGAGACCTGTCCGGAAATTGGGAATCGGCAATTTTGATAACATCTGGGACAATCTCATCAAGGCTAAAGCCCTATTCTGGAACGGCAAAATTGATGAAGAAGCAATAATGGATGATCAATCCGTTATACTCATTGCAAAAAATCCGTCTCTGCTTATGGATGTAGCCGGTGATATGTTAAATTTTCTTATGGAAAATTTAAACACTGATAAAGAAACAGGTATCCTGCCTGTACAGATAATTATCGACGCGGGTCCCTGTCTGGAAATCGACAAACTGGTTCGTGAAGGGTTTAAAGCAGACTGGGAAAAATTCAATCCGGGAACAATCTACATATCACCTTCTGCCTGTAAATTAATAGAAAAAGAACAAGGCAGCCTGGTTATTCCTTCAACATCGCCCGGTCCGAACCAAACCGGTCCGGACCAAACTCAATCCTTCTATGAAATAGCCCCCGGTGATTATAAACAAAAAGAAAATGCCTTGCTTTTCTTATATCAGGATGCCTTAAGTATAGGACAGAATTCACCCTGCTTTTACTGTGGCAACAAAGAACATGCTGCACAGAACTGTCCCTCCAAACATCTTGTCGATATGACCAATGTTTTAAATAAACTGGGATATCTTTCTTTTGATAAAATCAACGACATTTTCCTTGCGTATCTAATGAGTTCAGAAGAGGCAAAGCAAAAAGCTGTAAAATCTCCGGAAGAATCACGCGAGCAGGAAACGTTGGCCTGCCTTGGATTCTATGAACTCAAACAGGTCTTTCAGCTTCGTTTCTTCAAAAGTATCTGGGATAATAAAAACAATGAGTGGGACAGGATCACAGCAACAAAGAATAGCGGTGACGGCAAAGGCGGTTTTATATGGTTAGCTCAAGATTGCATCCGCGTTTCCAACCTTCTTCAGGCGGAATCGATTTTGCAAACCTGTTTGGAAAAATATCCTGCCGATTACAGGGTGTACTGCGCACAGTGGTTTCTGAGTATAGAAAAAGCCGATCTCTTCCAGAGCGAATATCACCTTGACAAGGCGCTTCATTACGCGAGGACAAAGCTTCAGAAAATTTTTATCCTGCTTTTACTCTCCCGTTTTTATGATCTTACAGGCGATACTGACAAGGCTCTAAAAAAAATAAGAGAAATCTTTATCATTGATCCCTTTTGCACGGAAGCCGCATATCAGGAGATCATATTTAAATTCCGGCAGGAAAAAATGAATGAAGCACTGGAACAGCTCATTAAACTTATTCGGACAAATCGGGAATATTATGTTAACGCCCTAATTGACCCGGACCTGGCCAAGTTTAACAGGATAATTCATCCGGAACTCAAGAAACTTTTCAGGGAAACCCGTCAAAAAGCACAGAAAATGGCTTACAGCGCTGAAAGAAAATTTTCCACACTCAGAAAATTTTTGGAACAAGGCGATGATGAGATTGAAAAAGCAGATGCCGTATTGTTAAGGATAAAAGAATTGGCGCACACTGATAGTTACTTCGGATACCTCGACATGGCCTATCTTGGCGATTCCATGATCAGCGCCTGCCGCAGAATCATAATCCGTCGGAAGAAAGAGTTCATAGATGCTGCTAAAAAAACACACGGGCGCATAGGAAACATTTTCAGCCTTGTAAGAGATTACCATTCCAGGCTTCTTTCCAATTCTGCCTATAAACAATTAAGAATCGTTCAATCGGAATTTAATCAAATTTTGGAAGCGATAAAATTTAATGATTTTAACGGATTTCTGGAAATGTCTATACGATATAAGGAAATTTCAAAAGAATTGGATGAGATAGAGCCGGAATTAAAAAGATTAAAAACAATACTGGACATTAAAACATTTCTAATCATTTTTTTAAAAAATTCGGCCATCATTCTTTCTGTCATCCTGTTTGCAGGCACAATTATTTTCCCCGCCATAGTTTATTATCTTAATACTTTTTTCCCGGAATTTAATATTTTCACGGCAGGAGATACCGGCTTCTATCACAAGTATTTTATCATTTTCGGAGTTCTTGGAGGATTATCATTTTCCTTTTTCAAATCTTTCAAAGCCTTTTTAAAGCGAGATCTTTGAAAAATGGTAGTTATCTTTAATTTATGACTTAATATCCAGAAACCTGGGCTGGTTTCCCCCATAGGCCCTTATCGCATAGTTTTTTACGCCTTTTCGGCTGTGACGGGCCTTTGACAGCCTGTTTTTAAACTCATCGTGGTGAAACACAAACATGGTCTCAAATTCTTTATTCAGATGCGCCGCCTCTGCTGCGGTATCATCGATGGCTTTTGTGAGCGTTCTTATTTTTTCCACTGCTTCACCCGGCAAAGCAGATATGGAATCTCTGATCCTGTTTATCCGGCTGTCAATCCCTTTGATAGCTTTTATGCAGTTTTCGCGTTTCGCTATAAGGGTTTCGATCTTTTCCATATCCTGAAGATCGGCCTCTTTCAGTAAAGCAGTGGCCGACAAAAAGCCCTTGAACGCGTCCAGCTTTCCCCCTAAAAGACCTAAAATATCAGATGCCTGCATATTATTGCCTCTATTCATTATAATACGCTCCGGTTACTCTTCGAATCCGCAGATTTTTCCTGTCCATTCCCATACATGAAAGCATATCCTCCTTTTACGGGGTTCAAGGTTCAGCGTTCAAGGTTTAGTTCTCTGACCCCTGACCCCTTGACTTCTAATCTTCTAATCTTCTAATCCTCTAACCTTCTGCCCTTCTGCCCTACTATACCCATCCGGCCATTGCACTGCTGGTCTGAGCCGAAAGCCATTGACCCTGGTTCTGAATCTTGGCCAGAGCCAGTTCCATGGCCACGAACCGAGTTATCATTGTCTCCATCTTCCGGTCAAGACGTGCCTCCATGTTATCAATCTGGGTCTCGAAACTGTCAATGCTGTTTTGAAGTGAAGTCAGCTTGAAGGCCACATAGCCGTCGTACGCATCAGTAATGCCGTATAATTCCCTGTCAAACTTTTCAGCAGCGCCCATGGTAATTTTGACGTTGCCTTGATCTTCTCCTTGAGAAGCCAGTTGGGCAGGGGTAAGAGTGATCTTGATGGACAGCCCCTCCACGCTGGTTGTTTCATCTTCTGCAGGCTCGGACCCTGTAAGGGCCTGTCCCGAACCGGTGGCTGCCTCGCCATTGATTGTTCCGGCCACGTCAACGCCGGAATCGCTCCCGTTGATTATGCCGGTTGAGGCTGAAATAGTTCCGAAATTGAGTCCGGCAGGTTCTGTCAGCGTCAGGGTCATGAGGCTAGCGCCCGTGGTATCGTCCGTAAGCTTTATTTTGCCGTCAACCACGCTTGCTGTGCCGCCAAGGGCGGTCCCTATTTCGGTAAGAAGGGCACCAATATTCTTATATGCCCCGTCATAGACATTAAAAGTAACCTCATCTATGACTGTCCCGTCATGCTCCACCCCGTTGATTTTAATAGTATCGGCAGTGCTGGCCGCATAGCCGTCAATGGCGTTAAATGCAGTGGCGCCCGTAATGTTAACCGCGCTGCTTTTGTTTACAACATCACCGGTAATCTCTTCCGCGCCGCTCACCGTCGCATACTGCTTAACGGTAAATGAAACACTGCTTCCGTAATCGTCGCTTTCCAGCACAAGCTGGTCGCCGGCATCCTTTGATGCGGTAACAGCCATGGCATAGCGGCCTTCGGTGGTCACTTCCATTGTGCCGAAATCGAGACTGCCGAGGCCTTCATTATTGCACGTCACAGAAATTTCAAGCTGGCTGCTTCCTGACGTGTTATCGGTAAGGATCAATTTGCCGTTGGAATCGATGTTTGCCGAAACATCGTTCCCATAGGCAGCCTCTATGGCCGACAACAGCCCCTGGACAGTATCCGTGGTTTTTTCCTCGATGGTGTATGTGCCTGATATTGATGTTCCGCTTCTTGTCTTTCCTGAGAAAGATATGGTGTCACCGTTAACGACATTATTGGCCTCTGCGCCGGTATCAATATCCTCCCATACAGTACTGGAAGTAATGGCGTCGTCGGCTACCCCAATCAGGATATTTGCCGTTGTCCCTGTCCACAGCTCGGTATAGACCGTATCCAGCTCGGAATTGATGGCATTTACGATATCATCGATAGACTTTCCGTTGCCCGTGTCATCAAGGGCAATGGTGGCTATACTGTTGCCCTGGGTAATGACTATGGTCTCATCGCTTGCAATTCCACCGCTTAAATCTGTCACGCCCGTGATAGTTGCCTGCTCCGCTGCCGTGGTAATCGCGACGGCGTAATCACCAGCCACGGTATCTCTGGTATGTGATATATATGCAATATCACCATCCGTGGTGGTTCCTTCAGCTATAAAAATTCTTCTCACGCCGGCAAAATCGCTGACCAGGGCATCTGTAAAATCACTGTCATTGAGCGAGAGCACGCCGTTCATATCGGAGTTGATTCCGATCAGCGAAAGGGCATTCATGTCTGTTGGAAGGTCTTTGATCGTGCTGATCAGGATATTCTGGAGACTTGACTTGATGGATGACAGGGTCCCGTCGCCGCTGAGCAAGCCTGCTGATTCCGTATCCTCATCCCACGCAAACTGGTCATTTATATATTCCAGTATTTCATTATACTTGCCTATAAAGCTCTGAACAGATGATTTTATGCCGTTCGTATCCCGTGAGATGTTCAAATCAACCTGTGAGCCGGCTTCTATCTTCTTTAAGTTTATGGTAACTCCCGCAATAACAACGGTAATGATGTTGGTAGAACTGGTTATGGTTGTGCCGTCTATCTTGACGCTGGCGTCCTTGCCCTCGGCTGACTGCATGGTGTAGCCTTCGGTAGAGGCGGCAATCGTTCCAAAGTCAAGAGTGCCGCCACTGACATTGTTATTGGCGATTAAACTGAGGCTTAACTGACTATCTCCGTCGGTGTCGTCTTCAATCTGAATCTTTCCATCTACGAGGCTGGCCGTGGCCGTCCTTGAGCCGGTTTTGCCAAAACCATCGGTCGTGTTGTTAATTTGGTCAAGAAGTGTCTGTATCGTCTCATCCGTTGCGATTGTGTAATCGAAATCAACTACTGAACCATCGCCTCTTGTTCCCTGGATAGTAATTTTATCTCCCGCCACCACATTGGAATTTGTTCCGTTAGACCAAAGGTTGGTTAAGACGGTTCCTGTGGTAATTTGTGTCGCAGCATCCCCATTAGTATTCACGACTGATTCCTGGGAATGCACCTCGGCTACATCACTCTGCCCCCCGGCCAGAATCCCTAAGGTCTGAAGCACATTATTCTTGTCGCTGAAAGTGGTCGTCCCGCTTATATCGATGTAGTATCTGGTTGTTCCGTCTTCGGTAATACTTTCCACGGAGGCTGATATGCCGGCCAAGTCATTTATATTGCTTGCAATTGTTGATAGGGATTGCGTGGCCAGATTAATGTCAAGCGTACTTGTAGTGCCTACTGTTATATCGGTACCTGTCTGGGCGCTGGTTAGACCAAGAAGTGAACCAACCGCCACCTCACTGCTCGAAAACCTCCCGGACTCGGCCCCGTCACTGGTGGGATTTTTTATCGTGGGTGTTGTGCTGTCAAGAAATCCCAACCCGGTGGAAGTGTTTTGCAGGATATTAACCGTGTCGGCGCTCGCGTCAAAAATATTGAAAGCTTCTTCACCTGTATTATCGCTTGTCAATATCAAACGATAATCGGTGTCGGAAACCGTCAATATTGAGGCCGTCACCCCTGTGGCATTTGAACCGGAGTTCACGTTATTGATCTTGTCGCGGATGTCCATCAGGTCATCGGTGTCATCCACTCTGACCGCCCTGCCGTTGATAATGAATTCTCCGGTCAGAACCAATGCCTCGTCGTAGCTTGCAAAACTCTTAGACGAAATCTTTCGGGCCTCGGCAATGCTCGAACTTGTTGTCATTTCAATGGTGTGAGACCCTGGAGCAGCATCGACACTTGTGGTAATAGACATAAAATCCGATGCACTGTAATTGGCGGAATCGGTAGTTAAAGACGAGGTATATACATTGAAGGAATCACTCTTTGCCAGTGTCACTGACTGCGTCTTCAGGGACAAAAGCATGGTATTCATGGATCGAAAGGCAGATAGCTTTGCCTGATAGTCACTCTTTCTATCTTCAACTATATCCACACGGCGGTGTTCAATCGACATGAGCTGGTCGATCATAGACCGCCAGTCAAAACCGCTTGAAAGGCCACTTATAAGGTTTGTGCTGAGAGCCATTCTATTTCTCCTTGGTTAAGATAGTTATTCAGCCTATCCACCTAATATTTAGGGTTCATGGTTGCCGGTTCACAGTTCACAGTTTTTTTCAACCGTGAACCG includes the following:
- the fliS gene encoding flagellar export chaperone FliS, which codes for MYGNGINAYRQTSVTTATPGRLVLMCYEGAISSLKTARKNYISGEYEAKAKTIQKAQNIISELIVALDFEKGGKIAGNLESLYNYMLRRIIEGDVKKDVKALDEVILMLSELESAWKEIFRIPENFSFSHDTGQKKSADSRAAGAY
- a CDS encoding adenylate/guanylate cyclase domain-containing protein, with product MTSNVNAKKSIRKIAVLFTDIIGSTMFFQSYGNLAGRKMLQQHEDIVSKATTDFGGTVVKNIGDSILAFFTNPQEATKVAIRIQKEFNRFNKQKDAEYEIHIRIGIHFGDGIIEDKDIFGDVVNIASKLTDLAGSDQIFISHDVFTLVNRLSSLQFEPVEIPDKNNAPIKPEIYQVLWDKSIDLDPTMMSVIYMRPVRKLGIGNFDNIWDNLIKAKALFWNGKIDEEAIMDDQSVILIAKNPSLLMDVAGDMLNFLMENLNTDKETGILPVQIIIDAGPCLEIDKLVREGFKADWEKFNPGTIYISPSACKLIEKEQGSLVIPSTSPGPNQTGPDQTQSFYEIAPGDYKQKENALLFLYQDALSIGQNSPCFYCGNKEHAAQNCPSKHLVDMTNVLNKLGYLSFDKINDIFLAYLMSSEEAKQKAVKSPEESREQETLACLGFYELKQVFQLRFFKSIWDNKNNEWDRITATKNSGDGKGGFIWLAQDCIRVSNLLQAESILQTCLEKYPADYRVYCAQWFLSIEKADLFQSEYHLDKALHYARTKLQKIFILLLLSRFYDLTGDTDKALKKIREIFIIDPFCTEAAYQEIIFKFRQEKMNEALEQLIKLIRTNREYYVNALIDPDLAKFNRIIHPELKKLFRETRQKAQKMAYSAERKFSTLRKFLEQGDDEIEKADAVLLRIKELAHTDSYFGYLDMAYLGDSMISACRRIIIRRKKEFIDAAKKTHGRIGNIFSLVRDYHSRLLSNSAYKQLRIVQSEFNQILEAIKFNDFNGFLEMSIRYKEISKELDEIEPELKRLKTILDIKTFLIIFLKNSAIILSVILFAGTIIFPAIVYYLNTFFPEFNIFTAGDTGFYHKYFIIFGVLGGLSFSFFKSFKAFLKRDL
- a CDS encoding flagellar protein FlaG; this translates as MDINRIDSESLNIQGNPAIVSKIRSAEEEEDRVKTSGSGTSEHLDNQQVRELTEKLQGYVDRMNINIAFSTYGEKNSKTAVTVSEKETGRLIREIPPEELQQLQVKMEELAGMLFNGMV
- the fliD gene encoding flagellar filament capping protein FliD, coding for MALSTNLISGLSSGFDWRSMIDQLMSIEHRRVDIVEDRKSDYQAKLSAFRSMNTMLLSLKTQSVTLAKSDSFNVYTSSLTTDSANYSASDFMSITTSVDAAPGSHTIEMTTSSSIAEARKISSKSFASYDEALVLTGEFIINGRAVRVDDTDDLMDIRDKINNVNSGSNATGVTASILTVSDTDYRLILTSDNTGEEAFNIFDASADTVNILQNTSTGLGFLDSTTPTIKNPTSDGAESGRFSSSEVAVGSLLGLTSAQTGTDITVGTTSTLDINLATQSLSTIASNINDLAGISASVESITEDGTTRYYIDISGTTTFSDKNNVLQTLGILAGGQSDVAEVHSQESVVNTNGDAATQITTGTVLTNLWSNGTNSNVVAGDKITIQGTRGDGSVVDFDYTIATDETIQTLLDQINNTTDGFGKTGSRTATASLVDGKIQIEDDTDGDSQLSLSLIANNNVSGGTLDFGTIAASTEGYTMQSAEGKDASVKIDGTTITSSTNIITVVIAGVTINLKKIEAGSQVDLNISRDTNGIKSSVQSFIGKYNEILEYINDQFAWDEDTESAGLLSGDGTLSSIKSSLQNILISTIKDLPTDMNALSLIGINSDMNGVLSLNDSDFTDALVSDFAGVRRIFIAEGTTTDGDIAYISHTRDTVAGDYAVAITTAAEQATITGVTDLSGGIASDETIVITQGNSIATIALDDTGNGKSIDDIVNAINSELDTVYTELWTGTTANILIGVADDAITSSTVWEDIDTGAEANNVVNGDTISFSGKTRSGTSISGTYTIEEKTTDTVQGLLSAIEAAYGNDVSANIDSNGKLILTDNTSGSSQLEISVTCNNEGLGSLDFGTMEVTTEGRYAMAVTASKDAGDQLVLESDDYGSSVSFTVKQYATVSGAEEITGDVVNKSSAVNITGATAFNAIDGYAASTADTIKINGVEHDGTVIDEVTFNVYDGAYKNIGALLTEIGTALGGTASVVDGKIKLTDDTTGASLMTLTLTEPAGLNFGTISASTGIINGSDSGVDVAGTINGEAATGSGQALTGSEPAEDETTSVEGLSIKITLTPAQLASQGEDQGNVKITMGAAEKFDRELYGITDAYDGYVAFKLTSLQNSIDSFETQIDNMEARLDRKMETMITRFVAMELALAKIQNQGQWLSAQTSSAMAGWV